TATTTCGCGGGCGTGATCATTTTGGGTGCCATTCTCTATCTTTACGGCTTCAGAAAAATCGGCAAGCTTTTTTAATAGGTCTCCTTAGCCCTTTTTGTTATACTTGTAACTGACGTTACGCAAAAGGCGGAACGTCTCTCGAAATCTACGATTTCGTAGCTTTAGGGGGGTGCAGGGGACGGCCAGTCCCCGCCAAAACATGGGCTTTGCTCATGTTTTGCGTAACATCAGCTTGTAAAAAAATTCAAGGACACACAATGGAGTGCGAATTTCCCACTATCAACGCCAATCCCGAAGAGATCAGGGAGATATTCGAGGAGGTGGAGACGATCGCCGTCATCGGTCTCTCTCCCGATCCTTCCAAAGACAGCCACCGTGTGGCGAAATATCTGCAGGAGGCCGGTTACAAAATCATTCCGGTCTATCCCAAGGAGGAGGAGATTCTGGGTGAGAAGGTCTACCGGTCGCTCAGGGAGATTCCCGGCAGTGTTGATATGGTTGACATCTTCAGAAAACCCGCGGCGGTGGGTCCGATTGTCGAGGCGTGCAAGGCGCGCGGCGATATCAAGGTGGTCTGGCTGCAGGCGGGAATCGTCAACAACGAAGCGGCCGATGCGGCCAAAAAAGCGGGCATGAAGGTGGTGCAGAGCCGCTGCGCCATGGTCGACCACAGAAACCTCGCATGATTCGACTCGAAGATATCCAAAGGGCTCATGCCCAGGTTCGCAAAGTTGCGGTCGAAACGCCCTTTTCCTACGCGCCCAAACTGAGCGAGGAGAGCGGATTTGAAGTCTACCTGAAAAAGGAGAATCTACAGACTACCGGCTCCTTCAAGATACGGGGCGCATTCAACAAAATCGCCTCGCTGAGCGATTTGGAGCGCGGTCGGGGTGTCGTGGCGGCAAGTGCGGGCAACCATGCCCAGGGTGTGGCGCTGGCGGCGAAATATTTCGGCATTCCCGCGACGATCGTCATGCCGGAAACGACGCCCCTGACGAAAGTGGATGGTGTCAAGTCCTACGGGGCGGAGGTGGTACTGCATGGGAGCAACTACGACGAAGCCTATGGCTACGCCGTCAAGTTCGCCAAAGAGAAGGGACGGGTCTTCGTCCACCCTTTTGCCGACGAAGAGGTGATCGCGGGTCAGGGAACCATTGCACTGGAAATTCTGCAGAAATGCGAAAAGCCGGACGCCATTCTCGTCCCCGTGGGCGGTGGCGGCCTCATCAGCGGCATCGCGGTCGCTGTTAAAGCACTTTCTCCCGACACCAAAGTGATCGGTGTGGCGGCGGAAGGGGCACCGGCCATGAAACTCTCTTTCGATGCCCGTGAACCGATCGATACGACGGGGGTGCGGACCATCGCGGACGGGATCGCGGTACGGGACACCTCCGCAACGACGCTGGCCTACATTTTGCGCTACGTGGACGATATCGTGCTCGTCAGCGATGACGAAATCGCCAATGCGATTCTCTACCTGCTTGAAAAACAGAAACTTGTCGTGGAGGGGGCGGGCGCCGTCGGTGTGGCCGCTCTGATCCACCGACGTCTCAATCTCCCCGAAAAGGCGAAGGTCGTGACGGTGCTCAGCGGAGGAAACATCGATGTCACGATGCTCTCGGTTATTATCGAGAAGGGCCTGCTCAAATCCTACCGCAAAATGAAACTGGTGGTGACGCTTATCGACAAGCCCGGCAGCCTGATGAAACTGACGGAGATTTTGAAAGAGGCGCAGGCCAATATCGTGCAGATCGGCTATGACCGCACCTCGCTCGACCTCAAATTCGGTGACGCCTACGTCTCCATCGCCGTGGAAACCAAAGGAAGGGAACATCAGCAGGAGATAAAAAAACTTCTACACGAACATGGATACCGTTTTGAAGAGGAGCATTGAGACTCTCCTATGATCATCGAGAAGAGACTTCGTTTCAAATCCGCCGTGACGGCTGTCAAGCCGATGGAGAGGAAAAAAATCGCCATAATCGATGCCACAAACAGTGTCCGCTTCTTCAAACTCGATCCGGTCATTTTGGTGGACGGATTCAAAACCTCCATCGAACAGGATCCTCATCTGCTTCAAGGAAGCGACCTCTCCAAGGACGGCCGTTTCGTCGCCTTTTCGGTCAAAAAGGGGGGTGTCGCGGTGTTCAGTGGCAACCAGAAGCGGCTAATCTACCGGTTCCGGCGGCACGAAGGGGATGTGGAGAGTCTCTGCATCAGTGACAGCCACGACTATCTCGCAACCGGCGGACAGGATGGCAAAACCTTTCTATGGAGCCTCGTGACAGGGCGCATGGTCGCCTCGCTGCCCCACCATGCCGACTTTGTAACCGCCATCGATTTCAGCCCCAACGGTCAGTGGATCGCCACGGGAAGTTTCGACCGAAAAATCCTCGTGACCAATATCTCATCCCTCTCCCGCCATTTCCGCCTTAGAGGGCATGGCGGCGCCATCAATGCCATCCGGTTCATCAGGGACCACCGCCTCGTCGCCGCCGACAAGAGCGGAGAGATTGTCGTGTGGGACTATTTCGATCAGCGGGTTGTCAAACGTCTGAAAAAGATGCTGGACGAAGTGACCTCCCTGTGCGTCACGCCCGACGACCGGTTTCTTTTCGCAGCCGACAGAAGCGGTCTGGTCTCCCTTTATGATCTCAACACCTACGAAATGCTCTCTTTGCGCTACCTGACCTACCGCAAGCCGATCAGGAAAATCGCCTATGCCGAAACGGGCAACTATCTTGTCGTCGGGCTCGAAGATGGTGAAGTGACCTTCAACACCCCGCTGAAAGAGAGCGAAAGGATGGAGGAGATGATCGATACCGGCAAGCTTTCGGAAGCCTACCGCCTTGCCGACGAAAATCCGCTGCTGCGCTACAGCGATGGCTATCTCCGGCTCGAAGTTTTATGGGAAGAGGCTTACGAAGAGGCGGTAAAACTGCTGGAGAAAGGCAGACGCGACGAAGCGAAGAGGGTACTTGAGCCCTTCGGGGGAGAGAGTTCCAAAAGGCTTCTAATCCAGCAGCTTCTCCACGACTACCGGATGTTTGAAAAGTTCAAAACCGCTGTCGAAAACAGGCGCTTCCAGCTCGCCTACTCCCTTGCGGCCCAATACCCGTCACTCAAACAGAGCCGTTACTACACGCAGATGGAAGAGGCGTGGCACACGGTGTTCACGAAAGCCAAGAAGCTCATTCTGCAAAACGGCGGCGAGGAACGGGTAAAGGAGCTGTTCAAACCGTTCCGCGGTATCACGGGCAAGAGTGTACTGATCCAGACACTCCTTGCGGAGCGTGAGATATACAAACTTTTCATGAAACTGGTCAACAAGAGAGATTACAGGGGGGCGATCGAACTGGCGAAACGCTATCCCGCCATCCAGGAACTCGAAGAGTATCGCAAAATCGAGCGTCTCGCCGATGCGATCATCCAGAAAGCCCGTCTGGAACTGGAAAAAGGACATTACGCAGAAACGGCCCGGCTTGCGTCGCAGCTGATGGAATTTCCCGATCAGAAGAAGACGGCGGAGGCGTTGACGGAGGAGGCGAACCTCTACGCCTCGGCCATGCGCTATTTCGCGGAAAAAAATTACGACGCGATCTACCGTATGCTGGAACAGTATCCGGTGCTGGAGGAGACGAAGATCGTGAAAAATCTCGAAGAGGCGTGGCGCAAAGTGGTGAAAGAGGCAGAGATATACGCGTCAAAAGGCGACATCGCCGCTCTGAAAAAGATTTTCGCTCCGTTTATGCCAATTGCCCGGCAAAGGTACAAAATCGTATCGCTTTTTAAGCAGGCCTATATCGAACAGATCGAACAGGGAAGCTCATCGTTCGGCAAAGATATCGACAAAGCGGTGGAGCGCTATCTCGGATTATTCGGTATGGACGACGAGATCGATTCCTGGCTTCGCCTTCACGGAAAGATGAGAGAGCGTTTCGCCGAAGCGGCGGCAAACGATGCGGGAGCCATCGATCCTCTCCTGCTTCCCGACACGATTATGGGAGATTGACGAGAATGCATGTGGTCGGCATCGACCTGGGCTCCAACACCTTTCGGGTCGCGGAACTCTCGTGCACCTCGTTGGAAACCGTCCGGCAGTACGAGAAGATAGTAAGGACCGCCGACGGAATGGTGGAGACGGGGATCATTTCGGATGAGGCCCTCGAACGGATTGTCGAAGCGGCCCGGAGCGCAAAAGCGAAAATCGATTTTTCTCACCACAAAGTCGTGGCGGTCGCGACAGAAGCGGTGCGCAGGGCGAAAAACGCCGACCGGATACTTGAGGCGATACGGCAACGCACCGGGATCTCCTTTCGTGTCATCTCGGGTGAAAAGGAGGCGGACTACACTCTGCTTGCCGTCAAAACACGCCTGGAGAAAATGGGATACGAGGCACGCGATTTCGTGATGGTCGATATCGGCGGAGGATCGACCGAACTCCTCTTTTTCGATGGCAGACGCCTCTTTTCAAAAAGCTTTCCCATCGGCATCGTCACGGTGGCTCAGAGGTACAAAACGATGGAACGCATAGAAGAAGCCCTTCCCGGTCTGATGGTGCCGGTCGAAGCGTTTGTCCGAAAGGCGCAGGAACGGGGTATGCGCCCCGGACTCTTCGTCGCCACGGCGGGTACGCCCACGACGGTTGCCGCGATGAAACTGGGCATGGAGTACGACACCTACGACTCCGCACGCGTCAACGGCACGCTTCTTTTCAGGGAAGATCTGAAAATGCAGCTTCGAAGACTCCTTTCTTTGGACGTGGCCGCACGCCGTCGGCTTGTCGGTGTAGGCAGAGAGGATCTCATCGCGGCAGGGATTTTGATTTTCGAACGTTTTTACGAATTGCTCGGCTTTGACAGGGCGATTGTGGTCGACGACGGTCTGCGGGAAGGTGTGGCGATAGCCGAATGCCTCGGGCTGAAAGAGGGGCCGCGTTTTGAGAGGGTCGGGTAGCCGCGTCGCATTTTGGAAATTAACCCGCGATTAACCGCTTTTAGGTTAAAATCGGCAAATTTCTAACCTTAGGAGATACGGCCATGGAGATGACCGGCGCACAGATGGTGATCGAAGCGATGAAGCTCGAAGGGGTCGATACGGTGTTCGGATACCCCGGCGGCGCCATCATGAACGTCTACGACGAAATCTACAAACAGAACGATTTTCGGCACATCCTGACACGGCACGAACAGGCCGCGGTGCATGCGGCGGACGGATATGCCCGCTCGACCGGAAGAACCGGCGTCGCCTTTGTGACGAGCGGACCCGGTTTCACAAACGCGGTGACCGGTCTGGCGACAGCTTACATGGATTCGGTTCCGTTGGTGGTTATCAGCGGGCAGGTTCCCATCACGATGATCGGTACCGATGCCTTTCAGGAGATAGATGCGACGGGAATCAGCCGCTCCTGTACCAAACACAACTACCTGGTTCGAAGCGCCAAGGAGCTTCCCCGTATTCTCAAAGAGGCATTTTATATCGCTGCATCCGGACGCCCAGGTCCCGTTCATGTCGACATCCCGAAAGATGTGACGGCGGAGGTTGCCGCGTTCGAATATCCGACCCATATCGACCTTCCGACCTACCGTCCGACGACGAAGGGGAATGTGCGTCAGATCAAGAAGGCGGCCGAAGCGATCTGCAACGCCAAGCGTCCCGTTTTCTATCTGGGCGGAGGCATCATCAATTCCGGCAGCGCGGAGCTTGTCCGGGAATTCGTCCAGGCGACGCAGATTCCCGCCGTTGAGACCCTGATGGCCCGCGGATCGCTCCGCTACGACGATCCTCTGCTGCTGGGCATGGTCGGTATGCACGGAAGCTACCAGGCTAACATGGCCATGAGCGAAACGGATCTGATGATCGCCCTCGGACCCCGCTTTGATGACCGCGTAACCGGGAAACTCTCCGAGTTTGCCAAGCATGCGAAAGTGATCCATGTCGATATCGATCCCAGCTCCATCGGCAAGCTGATCGACGTGGACTATCCCATTGTCGGGGATCTCAAAGAGGTTCTTGAAGTGATGATTCCCAAGGTCAAAGAGTGTGTCGACCCGGACCGCTACCAGGCGTGGAGGAACATCCTGAAACGCTATAACGAGATTCATCCGATGCATTTTGAAGACAGCGACAAAGTCATCAAACCCCAGTGGGTCATCAAGCGTGTCGGAGAGATTCTTGGCGACAGGGCGGTCATATCGACCGATGTCGGACAGCACCAGATGTGGACGGCACAGTTCTATCCTTTCTCCTACCCCAGGCAGCTCGTCACAAGCGGGGGACTGGGGACGATGGGTTTCGGTTTCCCCGCTGCGATGGGTGTCAAACGGGGTGTGCCCGACAAGGTCAGCATCAACTTTACGGGAGACGGTTCCATCCTGATGAATATCCAGGAGCTGGTGACTGCGGTCGAAAGCAGACTGCCTGTGGTCAACATCATTCTAAACAATCACTATCTTGGCATGGTGCGTCAGTGGCAGACCTTCTTTTATGACAAACGCTACGCGGAGACCGATCTGAGCTTCCAGCCGGACTTCGTGCGCCTTGCCGAAGCGTGCGGTGGTGTCGGATACCGTGTCGAGACGAAAGAGGAGTTCGACGAGGCGCTTCAGGATGCGGTGAACAAAGGGGTCGTGGCAATGATCGACGTGATCATCGATCGGGATGAGAATGTACTCCCAATGGTGCCGAGTGGCGGAACTCTCTACAACATGATGCTGGAATACAAGGATTGATGATGAAAGTAGAACGACGTATAATCTCTGTAATCGTGCAAAACGAACACAGTGTCCTCGCCCGCATCACGAGTCTTTTCGCCGCCCGGGGCTACAATATCGAAACATTGACCGTAGCACCCATTCCCGACAGCAACATGTCGCGGCTGACGATCGAGACGAAAGGAAACGTTCGGGTCATCGAGCAGATCATCAAACAGCTTCACAAACTGATTCCGACCTACAAGGTGATCGAACATGAAGAGATGGTCGAAAAGGAGCTGGTGATGATGAAATTTCCGATCAACGAATCGCTGGCCAATATCCAGGCTCTCTGTGAAGCCTACAACGGCGGTATCGCCAATGTCAGCAGCCAACATATCATCACGATGGTGGCGGACGAGCCCAAAAGGGTCAAACATTTCATCGAGGCGGCGCAGCGCTTTCATCCCGTCGAAATCGTGCGCGGCGGCGTCGTCGCCATGGAGCGCGAATGAGGCTGAGTGAACTCGCGGCCCAAATCGGTGTGGCCTTCGAAGGGGAAGATCGTGAAATCCTCGGCATCGGCACGCTCAAAAGCGCCACGCCACAGGAACTGAGCTTTCTCGACAATCCCAGATATGCCGATGAACTCGCCAAAACGAAGGCGGCCGCCGTACTGGTTTCGCCGAAATTCGCATCGCAGGTTCCAAAAGGGACGGTGGCCCTGGTCGATGACGAACCCTATCTGAAACTGGCCTATGCCAGCCGTCTGTTCGCTCCCGAGCCGATGAAGCAGGAGGGGAAGGAACCGATTTTCGGCAAAGAGTGCCGGATCGGGGAGGGGGTCCGTTTCGGAAAAAATGTGGTGATCGCGGAGCGGGTGACCATCATGCCCGGATCCTATATCGGTGACGATGTGAAGATAGGCAGCGATACACTGATCTATCCCAACGTGACGATCTATCACGGTTGCCGGATCGGGGAGCGCTGCATCATCCATGCGGGAACGGTCGTGGGAAGCGACGGGTTCGGTTTCGCCCATACGAAGGAGGGCAGCCATGTCAAGCTTTTTCAACTCGGCAACGTAGTGATCGAGGATGATGTCGAGATCGGAGCCAACTGCGCCATCGACCGGGGTGCGATCGCCTCGACGATCATCCGCAAAGGCGCTATCATCGACAATCTTGTCCATATCGCCCATAACTGCGATATCGGAGAGTATTCGGTATTGACGGGACAGGTGGGACTTTCCGGCTCGACGAAACTCGGCCGGAATGTGGTGATGGGCGGTCAGAGCGGCACTGCCGGACACCTGGAGATCGGTCCCTTCGCGACCATAGCGGCACGGGGCGGTGTGACCAAATCGATCGAAGGAGGCAAAGTCTATGCCGGTTTCCCGATCATGGAACACAAAAAGTGGCTCAAGCTCAATGCGCTGCTGATGCGGATGCTCAACAGTGCGATATCCAACAAATCGAAGGAGAAAAGATGAAAGAGACGAAACTGATCAAGGAGATTCCCCTGGCAAGCAGCGACAACGGTGTTTTATCCGTCGCGACGGTCAAGGAACCCTACGGCGAAGGGAGCGAACCGGTCGTGAGCATCGCCATATGGCTGACGAAATCGGACGATGAACCGGATTGGAAGGTGCATGTCCCCGCAAAGAATCTGGATCAGGTCATCGAGGCGCTGCAGGAGGCGAAAAAGGCCCTTTGAGGCCCACAGCGTCGAACGCGCTTCCCTTCACCCATAGAGGGGCCGGGAATTTCTTTTTTTCCGGAAAACCGGAAAGGGTCCATCCCGATACATTTCAAAGAAAGGAGACTCATGAAATTAGCCAAAGGTTTCAAAGGACGTTATTTTTCTCTTGCCGCAATCGCAGCGACGGTCAGCTGCGTCAATCTGCAGGCGACGGAGAATCGTATAGAATCCCAAGAACAGCATATTGCCCAATACACAGAAGTCGAACCCGACGAAGAGACGGAAGTTCTCGAAGATATCGTCGTCGAAAGCGCGCTTCCTTCCTCATCAAGGTTAAAGAATATAACCTCCGACGTTAGCGTCATCACCTCCGAAGAGCTTCAACAAAACCATTACCGAAGCGTCGTCGACGCTTTGAGAGACCAAACCTCACTTTTCGTCATCCAAAACGGCGGACCCGGACAAACATCCGGCTTTACTCTTCATGGAATGGGGGCTGAACATGTATTAGTGTTGATTGATGGTATACGCGTCAACGACCCCACCAGTACCAAAGGCCAGGCGCAACTAGAGCATTTGCGGCTGAGCGATGTGGAGCAGATTGAGATCCTCAAGGGGGCACAGTCGGGTGTCTGGGGCGCCGATGCCGCCGGCGGGGTCATCAACATCGTCACGAAAAAGGCCAAAAAGGGGCTTCATTTCAGCGGGCACCTCGCCGGAGGCAGTTACATGACCCATGAGGGCTCCCTTGTCGCATCCTACGGA
This genomic interval from Hydrogenimonas urashimensis contains the following:
- a CDS encoding acetolactate synthase large subunit, whose translation is MEMTGAQMVIEAMKLEGVDTVFGYPGGAIMNVYDEIYKQNDFRHILTRHEQAAVHAADGYARSTGRTGVAFVTSGPGFTNAVTGLATAYMDSVPLVVISGQVPITMIGTDAFQEIDATGISRSCTKHNYLVRSAKELPRILKEAFYIAASGRPGPVHVDIPKDVTAEVAAFEYPTHIDLPTYRPTTKGNVRQIKKAAEAICNAKRPVFYLGGGIINSGSAELVREFVQATQIPAVETLMARGSLRYDDPLLLGMVGMHGSYQANMAMSETDLMIALGPRFDDRVTGKLSEFAKHAKVIHVDIDPSSIGKLIDVDYPIVGDLKEVLEVMIPKVKECVDPDRYQAWRNILKRYNEIHPMHFEDSDKVIKPQWVIKRVGEILGDRAVISTDVGQHQMWTAQFYPFSYPRQLVTSGGLGTMGFGFPAAMGVKRGVPDKVSINFTGDGSILMNIQELVTAVESRLPVVNIILNNHYLGMVRQWQTFFYDKRYAETDLSFQPDFVRLAEACGGVGYRVETKEEFDEALQDAVNKGVVAMIDVIIDRDENVLPMVPSGGTLYNMMLEYKD
- the lpxD gene encoding UDP-3-O-(3-hydroxymyristoyl)glucosamine N-acyltransferase; its protein translation is MRLSELAAQIGVAFEGEDREILGIGTLKSATPQELSFLDNPRYADELAKTKAAAVLVSPKFASQVPKGTVALVDDEPYLKLAYASRLFAPEPMKQEGKEPIFGKECRIGEGVRFGKNVVIAERVTIMPGSYIGDDVKIGSDTLIYPNVTIYHGCRIGERCIIHAGTVVGSDGFGFAHTKEGSHVKLFQLGNVVIEDDVEIGANCAIDRGAIASTIIRKGAIIDNLVHIAHNCDIGEYSVLTGQVGLSGSTKLGRNVVMGGQSGTAGHLEIGPFATIAARGGVTKSIEGGKVYAGFPIMEHKKWLKLNALLMRMLNSAISNKSKEKR
- the ilvA gene encoding threonine ammonia-lyase → MIRLEDIQRAHAQVRKVAVETPFSYAPKLSEESGFEVYLKKENLQTTGSFKIRGAFNKIASLSDLERGRGVVAASAGNHAQGVALAAKYFGIPATIVMPETTPLTKVDGVKSYGAEVVLHGSNYDEAYGYAVKFAKEKGRVFVHPFADEEVIAGQGTIALEILQKCEKPDAILVPVGGGGLISGIAVAVKALSPDTKVIGVAAEGAPAMKLSFDAREPIDTTGVRTIADGIAVRDTSATTLAYILRYVDDIVLVSDDEIANAILYLLEKQKLVVEGAGAVGVAALIHRRLNLPEKAKVVTVLSGGNIDVTMLSVIIEKGLLKSYRKMKLVVTLIDKPGSLMKLTEILKEAQANIVQIGYDRTSLDLKFGDAYVSIAVETKGREHQQEIKKLLHEHGYRFEEEH
- the ilvN gene encoding acetolactate synthase small subunit, which translates into the protein MKVERRIISVIVQNEHSVLARITSLFAARGYNIETLTVAPIPDSNMSRLTIETKGNVRVIEQIIKQLHKLIPTYKVIEHEEMVEKELVMMKFPINESLANIQALCEAYNGGIANVSSQHIITMVADEPKRVKHFIEAAQRFHPVEIVRGGVVAMERE
- a CDS encoding phosphatase; the protein is MHVVGIDLGSNTFRVAELSCTSLETVRQYEKIVRTADGMVETGIISDEALERIVEAARSAKAKIDFSHHKVVAVATEAVRRAKNADRILEAIRQRTGISFRVISGEKEADYTLLAVKTRLEKMGYEARDFVMVDIGGGSTELLFFDGRRLFSKSFPIGIVTVAQRYKTMERIEEALPGLMVPVEAFVRKAQERGMRPGLFVATAGTPTTVAAMKLGMEYDTYDSARVNGTLLFREDLKMQLRRLLSLDVAARRRLVGVGREDLIAAGILIFERFYELLGFDRAIVVDDGLREGVAIAECLGLKEGPRFERVG
- a CDS encoding CoA-binding protein, producing the protein MECEFPTINANPEEIREIFEEVETIAVIGLSPDPSKDSHRVAKYLQEAGYKIIPVYPKEEEILGEKVYRSLREIPGSVDMVDIFRKPAAVGPIVEACKARGDIKVVWLQAGIVNNEAADAAKKAGMKVVQSRCAMVDHRNLA